A section of the Fimbriimonadaceae bacterium genome encodes:
- the cpaB gene encoding Flp pilus assembly protein CpaB, whose product MALTSRQRALLVIGLGGTIGAVSSLLAYGYVQQLLDETRTELSANNRMTSVAVAAHALPWGTVLSGDAVRVVSFPSESVPDGTFPSDDELIGRVLLTPLASQEPILVSKLAPTDVTTGGIAAITHPEKRAMAIKVDDVTAVGGILKSGDHVDVLTTMSRVLNGGESATKLVLGDITVLSTGFDSSSAKEDESLLSGQKVSRTPPTVVTLEVTPHEAERLSLASMEGKVHLALRNPRSATTVTTPGATVSSLFEAQRSDPQRTSETVSRQRRIVRDRPSDRMIRASAREQAHASSAEPTADASTTVGTLPRLQPYVHSQAAVATGAEAGGALASPDSTGLNRPDETRTPARTSTGDREGNTVAAAPVQDGSIADAAIRPPTVSVEVIRGASRTEVKF is encoded by the coding sequence ATGAGACGCGAACCGAACTCAGCGCGAACAATCGAATGACGTCCGTCGCCGTGGCTGCCCACGCGCTTCCCTGGGGAACCGTGTTGTCCGGTGATGCCGTCCGTGTGGTGTCTTTTCCCTCCGAGAGCGTCCCTGATGGGACCTTCCCGTCGGACGATGAACTGATCGGTCGCGTACTGTTGACGCCGCTTGCCTCGCAAGAACCTATTCTTGTCTCGAAACTCGCGCCGACCGACGTCACGACCGGCGGCATCGCGGCCATCACCCATCCCGAGAAACGCGCCATGGCCATCAAAGTGGATGATGTCACGGCAGTCGGAGGGATCCTGAAATCAGGCGACCACGTGGACGTTCTGACCACCATGTCTCGAGTGCTGAACGGCGGCGAGTCAGCCACGAAGCTGGTGTTAGGCGACATTACCGTGTTGTCGACCGGATTTGATTCGTCTTCTGCCAAAGAAGATGAGTCGCTTCTCTCAGGCCAGAAGGTCTCGCGTACACCGCCGACCGTCGTCACGCTGGAGGTGACTCCCCACGAGGCGGAGCGGCTGTCACTCGCATCAATGGAAGGAAAAGTGCATCTGGCGCTCAGAAACCCGCGCAGCGCGACGACCGTCACGACACCGGGTGCGACCGTGTCATCGCTCTTCGAGGCCCAGAGGTCAGACCCACAGAGGACGTCTGAGACTGTGTCGCGACAACGAAGAATCGTTCGTGACCGGCCCTCCGATCGAATGATCCGCGCGAGCGCGAGGGAGCAGGCTCACGCATCGAGCGCCGAGCCGACGGCAGACGCGTCGACAACTGTGGGTACACTGCCTCGGCTTCAGCCCTATGTGCATAGTCAAGCAGCGGTGGCGACTGGTGCGGAAGCGGGAGGCGCGCTCGCGTCCCCCGACAGCACCGGCCTCAACAGGCCGGATGAAACCCGGACTCCCGCGCGCACGTCAACCGGCGACCGGGAAGGCAACACTGTGGCGGCGGCACCGGTTCAGGACGGTTCCATCGCCGACGCAGCGATCCGTCCGCCGACAGTGTCGGTGGAAGTAATCCGGGGCGCTTCACGGACGGAAGTAAAGTTTTAG